A window of Desulfuromonas soudanensis genomic DNA:
ACGCCGGTCGGGACTCGGTTACCTGGCCGTCACCCGGGCCAACCCCGGCGTTGACCCCTGGAGACCCGGTTCCGGCCGAAAAATCGTTCTCCCTGGGGCAACGATTCTCCCCTACCCTCTCCTGCCGGGGATCACCATCAATCTCGCCGAGTTCCGCCTCTATTTCGTTTCCCTGGACCAGGAGCGGATCCGGGTGCGGATTTACCCCGTCGCCATCGGCTCCGAGGAGCATCAAACGCCGGAGGGGAACTTCTCGGTCGTGAACAAGATTGTCGCCCCGAACTGGACCGTCCCCGCCGACATCCGCCGCGACCGGCCGGGGCTACCCCGCGTGGTGCCGACCGGTCCCGACAACCCCCTGGGGGACTTCTGGATCGGCCTGTCGCGGGACGGCTACGGCATACACGGCACCAACGAACCGTACGGCGTCGGTCGCCGCACAACCCACGGCTGCATCCGTCTCTACCCCGAAGACATCCGCGATCTTTTCCCCCTGGTGAAAAGGGGGACCCCGGTGCGCATCCTCTACCAGCCCATCAAGCTCGGTCTGCAGCAGGGACAGCTGCTGGCGGAGGTCCATGACGATTTCCTCGGCCGGCTCGGCGGCTCCCTCACCGAATTCCTCCTTCAGCAGCGGCTATTGAACTGGCAGGGACGCCTCGATATGGACCGGGCCCAGGCCCTTTGCGATGACCCCCGCGGCATCCCGGTCATCCTCTCCCCCTTTCCGTCGACGCCTCCCCGGAGGGAGGATCCCAAATGGACGGCGCGCCGCTACGACTGAACAGGTCCCCTCTTTTCACCGAAAAGAAGGGGCTCCGCCGGAAGGTGGAGCCCCTTGTGCCTCCGCCACCGGAGGCGGTTTATTTTCTCAGGCCCATCTCGAAGGCTTTTTGCGCCTTCAGGGCGCTCTCTTCGGCCGCGGCCGCCTCCTGGGCCGCGCGGCTGGCCGCTGCCTCGGCGCGGGCTGCCGCATTCTCCGCCTTAGCCGCCGCCGCCTCGGCGCGATTGGCGGAGCTGTCCGCGGCAAGGGCCGAATTCTGGGCCTTTTCGGCTGAAACGGCGGCGCCGGCAGCCGAGTCGATCGCCTGGTTCATGAGATCCCGGTCCGCCGGAGTCAGCTGAGTGGTACACCCGGCGAGAAAAAACAACAAAATCCCCGTACATGCCAACCCTCTCAAAATTTTCATTCCTGTTCCCCCTCTTCTGTTTGAGTGTGACTTGCCTATAAATGAAACCACCGAACGCCCCCCTGTCAACCCGGAAGCATGAAATTAGCAGAATAGGCCCCGGGGTCCCATCCCCCTCCTCCCCTCTCAACCGACCCGCCGCTGCAGGCGGCCGAAGGAACAGCCGATCCCCAGGACGCAGAGTCCGCTGAAAATCAGCAGCGCCAGATGCATGCTGCGCAGAAAGGCCGGCTCTGTGGCGGCGGTCACCGCCTGTCCCCCCATGAAGATGGAGAAGATCACGGTAATGATGGTCATGCTGGTCATCATCCCCAGGGTGCGCATGCTCGCCGCTAAGCCGGAAGCGACGCCGAGGTGGCGGGGCTCAACGCTCCCCATGATGACGCTGGTATTAGGGGAGGAGAAGAGGGCAAAACCGACGCCGAGGAGAACGAGCATGGCCATGATCACGGCCAGGGGAGTCCCCCGGTCGACGGTGGCGGCGAGGCCGAGACCGAGGGCGCAGAGGGTCATGCCAGCGGTGGCGACCCAGGCCGCCGGGTAGCGGTCGGAGAGGCGTCCGCAGAGGGGGGAGAGGAGAGCCTGGGCCAACGGCTGGATGATCAGGATCGTCCCGGCCTGACGCGGGCTCATCGACTGCACGTACTGCAGGTAAAGACTGAAAAAGAAGGTGACGCCGAAGGTGGCGGCGTAGTTGAAGAGGGCGGCAAGGTTGCTGTAGGCGAAGATGCGGTTTTCCCGCAGGAGAGCGATGTTGAGGAGGGGATAGGGGGTGCGGAGCTCGAAGAGGAGAAAAAGGACCACCCCGCAGAGGCCGAGGGCGAGGAGGGCGGCGGCCCAGATTCCGTGATCGAGGTTGGAGGCGCCGACGATAAGCAGCAGGATGGCGCAGGCGTAGAGGATCCCCCCCTGCCAGTCGAAGGGCTCCCCTTTCGACTCCGCCCATTCGCCGTCCAGCTTGCTGCGGATCATCCAGAAAGTC
This region includes:
- a CDS encoding MFS transporter: MPAATSRSATLFVVCVAHFIMPFMMSAVGIALPSIGREFGASAMQLGLVETTYVLSSSIFLLAMGRLGDIHGRRRIFLYGMGVFTVVGGLLSQAWSIEVLIALRFLQGLGGSMVMATTMAIVVAVFPPAERGKALGVAVASVYAGISCGPFLGGMLVEAFGWRSIFYLVVPLGSLTFWMIRSKLDGEWAESKGEPFDWQGGILYACAILLLIVGASNLDHGIWAAALLALGLCGVVLFLLFELRTPYPLLNIALLRENRIFAYSNLAALFNYAATFGVTFFFSLYLQYVQSMSPRQAGTILIIQPLAQALLSPLCGRLSDRYPAAWVATAGMTLCALGLGLAATVDRGTPLAVIMAMLVLLGVGFALFSSPNTSVIMGSVEPRHLGVASGLAASMRTLGMMTSMTIITVIFSIFMGGQAVTAATEPAFLRSMHLALLIFSGLCVLGIGCSFGRLQRRVG
- a CDS encoding L,D-transpeptidase codes for the protein MVMRAPTIWTTLALLVALLGHSAAARAAPLTAEVTSAQRAPLVGKTIATRVEGDETLTEVARRSGLGYLAVTRANPGVDPWRPGSGRKIVLPGATILPYPLLPGITINLAEFRLYFVSLDQERIRVRIYPVAIGSEEHQTPEGNFSVVNKIVAPNWTVPADIRRDRPGLPRVVPTGPDNPLGDFWIGLSRDGYGIHGTNEPYGVGRRTTHGCIRLYPEDIRDLFPLVKRGTPVRILYQPIKLGLQQGQLLAEVHDDFLGRLGGSLTEFLLQQRLLNWQGRLDMDRAQALCDDPRGIPVILSPFPSTPPRREDPKWTARRYD